In the Alphaproteobacteria bacterium genome, one interval contains:
- a CDS encoding cation diffusion facilitator family transporter, with protein MTSERELPEHIDLSKKSAGLISSHHKMLITTATYGAVAVATLLIGAKFFAWMRTDSLSLQASLIDSLLDMAASVINLLVVRQALKPADEEHRFGHGKAEALGGLGQSAFIAGSAVWLIIDAVHRLIHPHPLQDGQIGSLIMIVASILTLLLVQYQRYVVKRTRSLAIAADSLHYLGDFYTNMGVLVSLNVSVFFGWTRLDALVGSGIAIYILYNSWTIGRRSLDVLMDRELPDEAREEITRIALSNPHVWGVHDLRTRTAGLQDFIQMHLDMDEKLSLLEAHDVAHNVEITLQKAFPHAEVIIHQDPIPNREAVSS; from the coding sequence ATGACAAGCGAACGAGAACTCCCAGAGCATATTGATTTATCAAAGAAAAGCGCTGGCTTAATTTCTAGCCACCATAAAATGTTGATTACCACAGCAACCTATGGTGCCGTTGCTGTTGCTACTCTTCTGATTGGCGCAAAATTCTTTGCCTGGATGCGAACCGATTCTTTAAGCCTTCAAGCCTCCCTGATCGATTCCCTCCTCGATATGGCCGCGTCTGTTATCAATTTGCTCGTCGTACGACAAGCCTTAAAACCCGCTGATGAAGAACACCGCTTTGGTCATGGAAAAGCAGAAGCGCTGGGGGGACTTGGTCAATCTGCCTTTATTGCAGGGTCTGCCGTGTGGTTGATCATTGATGCGGTCCACCGCCTCATCCATCCCCATCCACTTCAAGATGGGCAGATAGGCAGCCTCATCATGATTGTCGCCAGCATCCTGACGTTACTCCTCGTGCAATATCAACGGTATGTCGTAAAACGAACACGCTCTTTGGCCATCGCAGCTGATTCATTACACTATTTGGGTGATTTCTATACCAACATGGGTGTTTTGGTTTCGCTTAATGTCTCTGTGTTTTTCGGTTGGACGCGCCTCGATGCGCTCGTCGGTTCTGGAATAGCGATCTATATTTTATATAATTCTTGGACGATTGGACGTCGTTCTTTGGACGTGTTGATGGATCGAGAACTGCCCGATGAAGCTAGAGAAGAGATTACGAGAATTGCGTTAAGCAACCCCCACGTATGGGGCGTTCATGACTTGCGAACACGCACAGCCGGCTTACAAGACTTCATCCAAATGCACCTCGATATGGATGAGAAATTGTCTCTTCTTGAAGCCCATGATGTGGCCCACAATGTGGAAATAACCCTTCAAAAGGCATTCCCCCACGCCGAAGTCATTATACACCAAGACCCAATCCCTAATCGCGAGGCTGTTTCTTCATGA
- a CDS encoding RsmB/NOP family class I SAM-dependent RNA methyltransferase, translated as MREGARLQAAITLLDKILASPAPADSVVTGYFRQCRYMGSTDRRVISEIVYQSLRRYEELAWYLQGVPAKKSGWPRLLILAYAHKIQNLTAPQIQALCQQEGQRNTFDPEPLSPLEIMLLEEMNRLKPGTMPLEVRLNIPAWVLPHLKATFGDQLEEAVHALNQPAPLDLRVNTLKATRDAVLKTLLGQGFEAIPTPWSPLGIRLKERRPLSGHELWIRGDIEVQDEGSQLLALLVEAKSGMAVVDFCAGAGGKTLAMATTMENRGRIVATDVALWRLERSRERLKRAGVNNVEFRNLEDDATVKWLKRQAGRFDRVLVDAPCSGSGTWRRNPDLKRRFNEQDLKELVVKQQQILTRAAPLVKEGGRLVYATCSLFSEENTAQVQQFLNTHPEFQILPIGEIWTCVFGTPCPMEGETLQLTPHTHAVDGFFIAVMERAKKAV; from the coding sequence ATGAGAGAAGGAGCGCGTCTTCAAGCGGCCATTACCTTGCTTGATAAAATTTTGGCCTCCCCTGCTCCTGCGGACAGCGTGGTAACAGGATACTTTCGCCAATGTCGGTATATGGGCTCAACCGACCGCAGAGTGATCTCAGAAATCGTCTATCAGAGTTTACGTCGCTATGAGGAGTTGGCATGGTACTTACAAGGGGTCCCAGCAAAGAAGTCGGGTTGGCCACGATTGCTCATCCTCGCTTATGCCCATAAAATTCAGAACCTCACCGCGCCTCAAATCCAAGCTTTATGCCAACAAGAAGGGCAACGAAATACTTTTGATCCAGAGCCTTTATCCCCCCTTGAAATCATGCTCTTGGAAGAGATGAATCGCCTCAAACCAGGGACCATGCCACTCGAAGTTCGTTTGAACATCCCCGCCTGGGTTTTGCCCCACCTCAAAGCCACCTTTGGAGATCAACTTGAAGAAGCTGTGCACGCCTTGAATCAACCAGCCCCTTTGGATTTGCGGGTCAACACTCTTAAGGCTACCCGAGACGCTGTTTTAAAGACCCTTCTTGGCCAAGGATTTGAAGCAATACCAACGCCTTGGTCCCCCCTCGGGATAAGACTTAAAGAACGCCGTCCTCTCTCAGGCCATGAGTTATGGATTCGAGGAGATATTGAGGTCCAAGATGAAGGATCTCAGCTCCTGGCCCTTTTGGTCGAGGCCAAAAGTGGCATGGCTGTTGTTGATTTTTGTGCAGGCGCCGGTGGTAAAACATTGGCCATGGCCACAACCATGGAGAATCGGGGGCGTATTGTTGCAACTGATGTGGCCCTATGGCGCTTAGAGAGATCCCGCGAGCGTTTGAAGCGTGCAGGCGTTAACAACGTCGAGTTTCGAAACCTCGAAGATGATGCAACCGTTAAGTGGCTGAAGCGCCAGGCCGGGCGATTCGATCGCGTCCTTGTGGATGCCCCGTGCTCTGGAAGTGGTACTTGGCGCCGCAATCCTGACCTGAAGCGCCGATTTAATGAACAAGACTTAAAAGAACTTGTGGTCAAACAGCAGCAAATATTGACGCGTGCAGCCCCGCTTGTGAAAGAGGGGGGGCGTCTCGTCTATGCGACTTGTTCGTTGTTTAGCGAAGAAAATACAGCCCAAGTTCAGCAATTTTTGAACACCCATCCAGAATTTCAGATCCTTCCTATTGGAGAAATTTGGACCTGCGTCTTTGGAACACCTTGTCCTATGGAAGGGGAAACCCTCCAGCTCACACCCCACACCCATGCCGTTGATGGATTCTTTATTGCTGTGATGGAGCGGGCGAAGAAGGCTGTTTAG
- a CDS encoding GNAT family N-acetyltransferase — protein sequence MSGNELKEASLTLVIEASQNPSPEDIVYLTRGIYEEAKKKRGMRPNKSFCFFLKDEHGKTVGGINGFCYYGCLYIDQLFIEEAHRGLGWGKKLVKAAEDFGHEQECRMITVTTMDWEAREFYEDLGYSHVFTISGYENDATMYLLRKDRPI from the coding sequence ATGTCTGGAAATGAACTTAAAGAAGCTTCCCTGACTCTTGTCATCGAAGCTTCTCAAAACCCCTCCCCTGAAGATATCGTGTACCTGACACGCGGCATTTATGAAGAAGCGAAGAAGAAAAGGGGCATGCGTCCCAATAAATCCTTTTGCTTTTTCTTGAAGGACGAGCACGGCAAGACCGTTGGTGGCATCAATGGCTTCTGTTATTATGGGTGTCTTTATATCGATCAGTTGTTTATTGAAGAGGCCCATCGAGGGCTTGGCTGGGGCAAAAAGTTGGTGAAAGCCGCTGAGGATTTTGGTCATGAGCAAGAGTGTCGGATGATTACAGTAACCACCATGGATTGGGAAGCCCGTGAATTCTATGAAGACCTCGGCTATTCACACGTGTTCACCATTTCGGGCTATGAAAATGATGCAACCATGTATTTGTTGCGGAAAGATCGTCCTATATAA
- a CDS encoding BON domain-containing protein → MNIQKALILTGIVTCSVTLSACVPAVIGGGAAVGTAAVQEKGLSGAWSDTKISSGIKLSLYQQDPDLHRLVDVNVQNGEVMLTGAVPNEQMHLDAVRISWEQQGVKRVIDNIGRSEGASLGTYTKDTWITTQLKSTLVFDGEVQSRNYTIKTVSGQVYLMGIAQDQEELDRVVDHARNTTGVSKVVSYVRLKDEVD, encoded by the coding sequence ATGAATATTCAAAAAGCACTTATATTGACGGGAATTGTTACTTGTTCCGTTACGTTGTCTGCCTGCGTTCCTGCCGTTATCGGTGGTGGGGCCGCGGTTGGGACGGCAGCCGTGCAAGAAAAGGGGCTCTCAGGTGCCTGGAGCGATACGAAAATATCATCAGGGATTAAGTTGAGTCTCTATCAACAAGATCCTGATCTACATCGCCTCGTGGACGTTAACGTTCAAAATGGGGAAGTGATGCTGACAGGTGCCGTTCCCAACGAGCAAATGCACTTGGATGCGGTCAGAATTTCCTGGGAACAACAAGGCGTAAAGCGAGTGATCGATAATATTGGCCGATCAGAAGGCGCTTCCCTTGGGACCTATACAAAGGATACTTGGATCACAACTCAGCTAAAGAGTACCTTGGTGTTTGATGGCGAGGTTCAATCCCGCAATTATACTATTAAAACTGTGAGCGGCCAAGTTTATCTCATGGGTATTGCCCAAGACCAGGAAGAGCTTGATCGGGTTGTCGACCATGCACGCAATACGACTGGCGTGTCGAAGGTTGTCAGTTATGTCCGTTTGAAAGATGAAGTGGACTAG